One genomic window of Arachis stenosperma cultivar V10309 chromosome 10, arast.V10309.gnm1.PFL2, whole genome shotgun sequence includes the following:
- the LOC130957428 gene encoding uncharacterized protein LOC130957428, translating to MANNPANNLNSGLEKGTPLKNTNATPNSPKDTYQSKGDKQTQNIEILDAIRKQQDRLKQLEQEAECQHEAERDLRRETRRCREMEDKLLKLEANLKTKTARSNHEDSPHKNQDPFTKKIMKAKVLKDFKAPDMTPYDGTFNPSHHLSNFRSQMYLTDASNATRCKAFPTTLTKSAIKWFDILPSKSITSFDDLVKNFLARFSIQKDKAKHTPSLLGIKQGDRESLRSYMERFNKACLDMQNLPTEAAIMRLINGLREGPFSHSISKKHPTSLNEVQ from the coding sequence ATGGCAAACAACCCTGCCAACAACCTCAACTCGGGATTAGAAAAAGGAACGCCACTTAAGAACACGAATGCCACACCAAACTCCCCAAAGGACACATACCAATCCAAGGGAGACAAGCAAACTCAGAACATAGAAATTTTAGATGCCATTCGTAAACAGCAGGATCGCCTCAAACAGCTCGAACAAGAAGCCGAATGTCAGCACGAAGCTGAGCGAGATCTTCGGAGAGAAACAAGACGGTGTCGAGAGATGGAAGACAAACTCTTAAAGCTCGAAGCCAACCTCAAAACTAAAACCGCTCGGTCCAACCACGAAGATAGCCCCCACAAGAACCAAGACCCattcacgaaaaaaatcatgaagGCTAAAGTTCTGAAGGACTTCAAAGCCCCTGACATGACCCCATATGATGGTACATTCAacccaagtcatcacctcagcaactttaGGAGCCAGATGTACCTCACGGATGCCTCAAACGCGACCCGTTGCAAGGCCTTCCCGACCACCTTGACCAAGTCGGCGATAAAGTGGTTCGACATCCTGCCATCAAAGTCGATTACAAGCTTCGATGACCTCGTCAAGAATTTCTTAGCcaggttctccatccagaaggacaaagccaagCACACTCCAAGCCTGCTAGGgattaaacaaggagatcgggaaagcCTCCGCAGttacatggagagattcaacaaagcatgccttGACATGCAGAATCTTCCTACAGAAGCAGCGATTATGAGACTCATCAACGGTCTACGGGAAGGACCCTTTAGCCACTCCATATCCAAGAAACACCCAACATCTCTGAATGAGGTACAATAA